One region of Roseomonas aeriglobus genomic DNA includes:
- a CDS encoding acylneuraminate cytidylyltransferase family protein, whose translation MKARAFIFARGGSKGVPRKNVRALGGVPLIGHAIRVARACPSLDEVIVSTDDEEIAQVALDLGAEVPFLRPPALASDTASEWMAWRHAIEWVRRHRDDFDIFVSLPATSPFRAVDDVEACIDILRRDPRTDVVATVKKAERSPYFNMVSLDPDGIARLVIQPQGDVTRRQDAPVVYDMTTVAYAVRPDFVMSRAGLFDGRMRVVEIPPERALDIDTPFDFAVAQYLAEQNAGNGWDPIGI comes from the coding sequence ATGAAAGCGCGCGCCTTCATCTTCGCCCGCGGAGGCTCGAAGGGGGTGCCGCGCAAGAACGTGCGGGCGCTTGGCGGAGTGCCGCTGATTGGCCATGCCATCCGGGTCGCGCGCGCCTGTCCATCCTTGGACGAAGTCATCGTATCGACCGACGACGAGGAAATCGCACAGGTCGCGCTCGATCTTGGTGCTGAGGTTCCGTTTCTCCGTCCCCCCGCGCTGGCTTCCGATACTGCATCGGAATGGATGGCGTGGCGTCACGCCATCGAATGGGTGCGGCGACATCGCGACGACTTCGATATTTTCGTCAGCCTGCCCGCGACCTCGCCATTTCGCGCCGTGGACGACGTGGAAGCCTGCATCGACATCCTGCGCCGCGACCCGCGGACCGACGTTGTAGCCACCGTCAAGAAGGCGGAACGCAGCCCTTATTTCAACATGGTCAGCCTGGATCCGGACGGTATCGCGCGACTGGTCATCCAGCCCCAGGGGGACGTGACGCGGCGACAGGACGCACCGGTCGTGTACGACATGACGACGGTCGCCTATGCGGTACGGCCCGACTTCGTGATGTCACGTGCCGGCCTCTTTGACGGTCGGATGCGCGTCGTCGAAATTCCGCCGGAGCGCGCACTGGACATAGACACGCCGTTCGATTTCGCGGTCGCGCAATATCTAGCAGAGCAAAATGCCGGAAACGGCTGGGACCCGATAGGAATTTGA
- a CDS encoding SDR family oxidoreductase, with translation MAGALAEQGCGLILVDQDQAALSDTAAPLGEAGLPIHIIPADLEDEAQRIRMIERVVGDIGQLDILVNNAGFVGTNQLEGWAVPFEEQSLTTWRRAVEVNLTAPFHLAQAFTPLLRQSGRGTIVNVGSIYGILGPDLDLYAGTRMGNPGGYAASKGGLLQLTRWLSTSLAPAVRVNSVSPGGLARGQADSFVERYVRRTPLGRMGTEEDFKGVILFLASDLSAWMTGQNIMVDGGWSAW, from the coding sequence ATGGCAGGGGCGCTTGCCGAACAAGGCTGCGGCCTCATCTTGGTCGACCAGGATCAGGCGGCCCTATCCGACACTGCCGCTCCGCTGGGCGAGGCTGGGCTGCCGATCCACATAATTCCCGCCGACCTTGAGGATGAAGCGCAGCGGATTCGAATGATCGAGCGTGTCGTCGGCGATATCGGGCAACTCGATATCCTCGTCAACAATGCGGGGTTCGTGGGAACCAACCAGCTAGAGGGTTGGGCCGTCCCGTTCGAGGAGCAAAGCCTGACGACCTGGCGTCGTGCGGTCGAGGTCAACCTCACCGCCCCATTCCATCTCGCCCAGGCATTCACCCCGCTGTTGCGGCAAAGTGGTCGCGGCACGATCGTCAACGTGGGATCGATCTACGGCATCCTCGGCCCTGACCTCGATCTGTACGCTGGCACCCGGATGGGAAATCCCGGCGGCTATGCCGCAAGCAAGGGCGGGCTCCTGCAGTTAACCCGCTGGCTTTCGACGTCGCTCGCACCGGCGGTCCGCGTCAACAGCGTCAGTCCGGGTGGCCTTGCACGGGGGCAGGCCGACAGTTTCGTCGAACGTTACGTCCGACGGACACCTTTGGGTCGGATGGGCACCGAAGAGGATTTCAAGGGCGTCATATTGTTCTTGGCGAGTGATCTGTCAGCATGGATGACGGGCCAGAACATCATGGTGGATGGCGGATGGTCCGCATGGTAG
- the neuB gene encoding N-acetylneuraminate synthase yields the protein MKTFIIAEAGVNHNGREELAYALVEAAAGSGADAVKFQTFSADRLVRQGAATADYQQRQTGTSDQHALLKSLELPLALHEGLFRRCGELGIEFMSTPFDRESADFLAQLGMRRFKIPSGEITNEPFLAHLARYGRPLVLSTGMADMDEITRAVEVIGQARADSGQAPIGGEDLTILHCTSNYPAAYADVNLRAMAKIGQATGLPIGYSDHSLGVAVSTAAVALGAVVIEKHFTTDRDLPGPDHRASLTIAELTTMVDQIRAVEMALGSPNKRPTESELPVRSLVRRSVTTLRPIPAGAYITPEDIGLLRPGTGILPRDSGAVVGKRARHAIDAGMTLQWSDIE from the coding sequence GTGAAAACCTTTATTATCGCCGAAGCTGGCGTCAATCATAATGGTCGAGAAGAACTTGCATATGCATTGGTCGAAGCCGCGGCCGGAAGCGGTGCCGATGCGGTCAAGTTCCAGACCTTCTCTGCCGACCGGCTAGTCCGTCAAGGCGCGGCGACGGCTGACTATCAACAGCGGCAAACCGGAACCAGCGACCAGCATGCGCTGTTGAAATCGCTCGAGTTGCCGCTCGCCCTTCATGAAGGGCTGTTTCGCCGATGCGGTGAACTGGGGATCGAGTTCATGTCGACACCGTTCGACAGGGAGTCCGCCGATTTCCTCGCCCAGCTAGGCATGCGGCGGTTCAAGATTCCTTCGGGCGAGATTACCAACGAGCCGTTCCTGGCCCATCTGGCGCGATATGGGCGACCGCTCGTCCTGTCGACCGGAATGGCGGACATGGACGAGATCACGCGAGCGGTCGAAGTCATCGGACAAGCGCGCGCGGACAGCGGACAGGCGCCCATCGGGGGCGAGGACCTGACGATCCTGCACTGCACGTCCAACTATCCCGCCGCCTATGCTGACGTGAATCTGCGCGCCATGGCCAAGATTGGGCAGGCAACCGGACTTCCGATCGGCTACTCGGACCATAGCTTGGGTGTCGCTGTTTCAACCGCGGCTGTCGCCTTGGGCGCGGTCGTCATCGAAAAGCATTTCACCACTGATCGCGACCTGCCCGGTCCGGACCATCGCGCATCGCTGACAATTGCGGAACTGACCACCATGGTGGACCAGATCCGTGCGGTAGAAATGGCATTGGGATCGCCAAACAAGCGTCCGACGGAATCCGAATTGCCCGTGCGATCGCTGGTTCGGCGAAGCGTGACGACCCTGCGACCGATTCCCGCCGGCGCCTACATAACACCGGAAGATATCGGTCTACTGCGCCCTGGAACCGGAATCCTTCCGCGCGACAGTGGAGCCGTCGTCGGCAAGCGAGCCCGTCATGCGATCGACGCCGGAATGACGTTGCAATGGTCGGATATAGAATGA
- the neuC gene encoding UDP-N-acetylglucosamine 2-epimerase (hydrolyzing), with protein MIWYVSGTRADYGLMRAVLQAIDRHPDLRLGILVTGMHLEPAYGKTVDEIAADGFDIVAKFPSGEGTSGGAEMARGISRMISGFTDAMERGRPDIVLLLGDRGEMLAGAIAAIHLDLPIVHIHGGERSGTVDEPIRHAISKLAHYHFAATEESAERLRRMGEHADAVLTVGAPGLVGLGDAVMRSKNELAAEVGFDPSRPIALFAYHAVLQEAYMAGTIAGAILESLVARGFQTIALKPNSDSGGDRIRTELDARTGQPGLVVKTHLTRSLFINWMAVVDLMIGNSSSGIIEAATFGTPVINVGPRQNLRQRNGNVIDAASTPEAIDAAIATVASGTRFPTANIYGDGASDERIAALLATLPLQGVTWKSNAY; from the coding sequence TTGATCTGGTACGTCTCGGGCACGCGAGCAGATTACGGTCTGATGCGTGCGGTCCTTCAGGCGATTGATCGTCATCCTGACCTACGACTCGGAATATTGGTGACGGGCATGCACCTCGAACCAGCCTATGGCAAAACGGTGGACGAGATTGCGGCGGACGGGTTTGACATCGTCGCGAAATTTCCCTCCGGAGAGGGGACGAGCGGCGGTGCCGAGATGGCTCGCGGCATATCGCGCATGATTTCGGGCTTTACCGACGCGATGGAGCGTGGGCGACCGGATATCGTGCTACTGCTCGGCGATCGGGGAGAAATGCTCGCCGGGGCCATCGCGGCGATACATTTGGACCTGCCGATTGTGCATATCCACGGGGGGGAGCGGTCGGGGACCGTCGACGAACCGATCCGCCATGCGATTTCGAAATTGGCGCACTATCACTTTGCCGCGACCGAAGAATCCGCGGAACGCTTGCGCCGTATGGGCGAGCACGCCGACGCCGTCCTGACCGTCGGCGCGCCTGGGCTGGTTGGTCTTGGCGATGCCGTCATGCGATCGAAAAACGAGTTGGCGGCAGAGGTTGGGTTCGACCCGTCACGCCCGATCGCGTTGTTCGCGTACCACGCCGTCCTCCAGGAAGCCTATATGGCAGGCACGATCGCGGGAGCCATTCTTGAGTCTTTGGTCGCGCGCGGTTTCCAGACGATCGCGCTCAAGCCGAACTCGGACAGCGGCGGCGACCGTATCCGCACGGAACTGGACGCCCGTACGGGTCAGCCTGGCCTCGTCGTGAAAACCCACCTTACGCGATCGCTGTTTATCAATTGGATGGCGGTGGTCGACCTGATGATTGGCAATTCCAGTTCCGGCATCATTGAGGCTGCGACGTTCGGCACGCCTGTAATCAACGTCGGTCCTAGGCAGAACCTGCGGCAACGCAACGGCAATGTGATCGACGCTGCCTCCACTCCCGAAGCCATCGACGCGGCGATTGCAACTGTCGCTAGCGGCACGCGCTTTCCAACAGCTAACATCTATGGCGACGGCGCATCGGACGAACGCATCGCCGCGCTGCTCGCGACTCTGCCGCTCCAAGGCGTGACATGGAAATCTAATGCCTATTGA